One window from the genome of uncultured Umboniibacter sp. encodes:
- a CDS encoding DEAD/DEAH box helicase, whose translation MNDGNRELSFSDLCHAHLKLQGHDEATSIQTRAFANDGDKVFLLAPTGEGKTLAAIIRYLDQLEAGRRFQCLVLLPTRELAQQWYDVIQGVIEDTPLSAYALIGGEDYKAQASALERGADILVATVGRLETHLESQRTLLEEVDFLIIDEADQQLGPDKIQEMVGLYQKLPAIPTYVSLLSATMHRNTLRLCEQHLGFRPDVIKSAHVDRASLQLLITPADDRAHKLRLLVAWLERNKEGKQVVFCSRQEQAQTLEGKLKYHGINAAALHGALTPKGRRVVIENFRNSDSAVLVTTDLSARGLDIEKVNAVVNVDSPKQFDIFCHRIGRGGRGGGANTVVNFVIAAEWNRVVGFARRLELPIQSWLPQELAGLYRGPKKLKASGKAAGSKKKKSSAKTAGKKNKKTKSKRK comes from the coding sequence ATGAACGACGGTAATCGCGAACTCAGCTTTTCAGATCTCTGCCACGCACACTTGAAGCTGCAGGGTCACGATGAAGCAACCAGCATCCAAACCCGTGCGTTCGCCAACGATGGTGACAAGGTCTTTCTCCTTGCGCCAACCGGCGAGGGCAAAACCTTAGCTGCCATCATTCGCTACCTTGATCAATTAGAGGCTGGACGACGATTTCAATGCCTCGTGTTACTTCCCACCCGTGAATTGGCACAACAGTGGTATGACGTAATTCAAGGCGTAATTGAGGACACCCCTCTCTCCGCCTATGCACTCATCGGTGGCGAAGACTACAAAGCTCAGGCCAGCGCGCTAGAGCGCGGCGCCGATATCTTAGTTGCCACCGTTGGCCGACTAGAAACCCATCTTGAAAGTCAACGTACGCTGCTAGAGGAAGTTGATTTTCTGATCATCGATGAGGCGGATCAGCAGCTAGGCCCAGATAAGATTCAGGAAATGGTAGGGCTTTACCAAAAGCTGCCGGCTATTCCAACCTACGTCAGCCTGCTGTCGGCAACCATGCATCGCAACACACTTAGATTATGCGAACAGCATCTCGGCTTTCGACCTGACGTGATTAAAAGCGCTCATGTTGATAGGGCCTCGCTTCAACTGCTGATCACCCCAGCCGATGACCGCGCCCACAAATTAAGACTGTTAGTAGCGTGGCTAGAGCGCAATAAAGAGGGCAAGCAAGTTGTTTTCTGTAGCCGTCAAGAGCAGGCACAAACACTTGAAGGCAAGCTTAAGTATCATGGTATTAATGCTGCAGCACTTCACGGGGCTCTCACACCAAAGGGGCGTCGGGTGGTGATCGAGAATTTCCGAAACAGTGATAGCGCCGTATTAGTCACCACAGATCTATCAGCCCGAGGCCTTGATATTGAGAAGGTGAACGCGGTCGTCAACGTTGACAGCCCAAAACAATTCGATATTTTCTGTCATCGCATTGGTCGCGGAGGTCGCGGTGGTGGCGCTAATACCGTAGTGAACTTTGTTATCGCTGCCGAATGGAATCGTGTAGTGGGGTTTGCCCGCCGCCTAGAGCTCCCCATACAATCATGGCTGCCACAGGAATTAGCGGGGCTTTATCGCGGCCCGAAGAAACTCAAAGCTTCTGGAAAAGCTGCCGGAAGCAAAAAGAAGAAATCGAGCGCAAAAACAGCAGGAAAAAAGAACAAGAAGACGAAATCCAAGCGTAAGTAA